In the genome of Armatimonadota bacterium, the window GCTGTCGCCCTCCACCTCGGTATAGGTCTGCTCGAAGGTCAGCGACGCGTTGAGGCTGAGGGGCTGGGTCTGGGCGTACTTTCCGCCCAGGTAGTTGGCCAGGATGGCCACCCCCTTGCTGTGGATGCGCCCCGACATCTCGGTCTCGCGCTCGATGTTCACCACGCCGCGGTTGCCCACGTAGGTGCGGGCGGTGATCCGGCTGGGGTGGCCGAAGCTGTAGTCGCCCAGCTGCAGCACCGACAGGCCGTTGACCTGCCCCGCCACGGCCCCCCGCACGTCCACCAGCAGCTGCCCTTCGGCGATGGCCTTGCGCAGTCGCTCCTCCACCCGGTTGGAGCGGTAGACCTTCTCCTCGATGGCCCGGTCGACGTCGGCGGCCGTCACCACGTCCCGCCCGGCCTGCTGGGCCCACGCCGACGCCTCGTAGACGATCTCCACCACCTCGTTGAAGCGCGTGCTCAGCCGCTGCTGGTGCTCGGCCAGGCGCGCACTGTGTTCCAGCACCCGCGCCACCGCCGTGCGGTCGAAGGGCCGCAGCCCCTGGCGGTTGCAGATGGCCCCCACCGCGGCGGCGTAGGCGCGCATGGTCTCGTCGGTGCGCTCCACGTCCACGTCGAACTCGGCCTTGACCTTGAACAGCTTGCGGAAGTCATCATCCAGGACATACAGGAGCAGGTACAGCAGCGGCGTCCCCACCAGGACCACCTTGATGTTCAGGGGGATAGGCTCGGGGCGCAGGGTGGCGGTGGGCACCAGCCCCAGCTGCTCGCCGATGTTCTCGATGCGGACCTCCCCGCTCTTCAGGGCCCGCTTGAGGGCGTCCCAGGCGAACGGGTTCAGCAGCACGTCCCGGGCCTGCAGCAGCAGAAACCCCCCGTTGGCCCGCTGGAGGGCGCCGGCCTTGATCATGGTGAAATCGGTGACCAGGGCGCCCAGCTCGCCCCGGTACTCCACCTTCCCCACCAGGTTGTAGTAGGTGGGGTTGGGCTCTTCCACCACCGGGGCGCCCTCCAGGCGGCTGTTGTCCACCACCAGGTTGACCTGATAGCGGGTGAAGGCGTCCCGCCGCAGCAGCGCCGCCAGCGGGAAGGGCGCCGGGGGCTCCTCCTGCTCCTTGAACAGGTCCAGGTGCTCCACCACGTCGTCGAGAACCTGATCCAGGTAGGCCACCACCTTGGGGTGGTCCGCATACCGCTCCCGCAGGCGCCCGATGGCGTGGCCCGCCGCCGAGCGCACGGCCCGCTGCTCCAGCTCCCGCAGGGCGTCCCGGGCCTCCCGCTCCACGGTGCGCACCCGGCGCAGCGCCTCGCTCACCTCGTCGGCCAGGGCCCGGCCGCGGCGGTTGATCTCCTCCTTCTGGGCATCGGTGAGCAGGGCGAACTGCTCCGGGGTGATCGGTTCGCCCGACGGCCCCACCGGGATGGTGTTGATGCCCGCGGGGGTACGCTGCAGGGCAAACCCCAGCTGGGCGGCCTTGGCCTCCAGGTCCCTCCAGATGGTGTTGATCTGCTGCTCGAAGGACGACACCAGCTCCCGGCGCCGCTGGGCGTAGGTCTCGCTGCTGAACACCTTGCGGATCACGTCCTGCAGCTCTTCCACCAGCTCGGCCATGTCCCGCCGGAACCGCGTGCCCATCCCCGCCGGCAACGACAGCGCGGTGGGCTGGTCGGGCTGCTGGAAGTTGTAGACGTAGCACCAGTCGGGGGGCACCGGGCGGCCGGCGGCGGCGGCCTGGATCTTCTTGCGGGCGTAGGTGGTGCGCCCGGTCCCCACCGGCCCCGAGATGAAGACGTGGTAGCCGGGCTGGGTCATGATCAACCCCAGGTCCAGGGCGCGCACCGCGCGGTCCTGGCCCACGATGACCTCGTCGGCGCGCATCTCGGCGGTGGTGCGGAAGGGCAGCGCGTCGGGGTCGCACACCCAGCGCAGCTGCTCGGGCCGCAGGCGATGGCGCGCCCGCAGTTCGTCGGCAGATGGACTCACCGTATCCCTCCTGACAGGTTCCTCGGGTGGCTACTGTAGGGAGGTTCGTGCGGGGGCAGCCGGCTCCTCTGAGCCGGCCTGGACGGTATAAACACTGCGCCAGCGGGCCGTTACCCGGTTAGGCCGGGCTCGCCTCGGAGGGCTCGCATCCTCCCATCCAGGTAGCCGCTCCCGCTGGCAATGTAACCATACTGCGCGGGGCGGGACCGGTCAACGGAACGGTCGTTCGTCAGGCGCGGCGCTGGCCCCCTCAGTCCCGGCCGCCCGGCCCGCCCGGGGTCTTCTTCAGGGGGGCCGGCATGGGGATCACGCCGGTCTGGCGCCGGCGCAGGACCTCCCGGGATTGGGGAACCCGGGGGTGGTGCATGATGTTGAAGTCCAGGCGCTTGCCGCACGCGCATACCCGGGCCAGTTCCTGGCCGGCGTCAACGAAGATGTTGCCGGCCGCCTCGGCGCGGGCCCGGGCGGCGTCGACGGCGCCGGACGCCCGGTCCGCCTCGTCCTCCTGCAGCCCCATCTCCCGGGGCGCGGTGCCGCTGAGCTCGTACAGCAGGGCCTTGGGGTAGTACACGCTGTACCGGCGGCCGCATCCGCCGCAGGGGAAGGTGAACACCAGCGCCATGCCTTCATTGTAGGGATCCCCCCGCGGCCGCGCAACGCGCGCCGCCGGGCCCTGTCCCGGAGGCATCCGGGGGCGCCCGGTGGTATAGTGAACATAAGATCCCGCGGGGGACTGGAGGGAGAGGACATGGCCCGTCGGTATGCGCTGGTCGCGGTGATCGTGGCGGCGGCGACCGCTGGCGCCGCGCTGTACGCGGCCGGATGGCGCGCCGGAGCAGCGGCGGCGCGGATGCCGACGACAGCCGTCCCCGCCCAGATGCTGCCGGTGCAGCCGGAGGTCATTCCCCTGCCGGGCCCCCAGGGGCAGGGTCCGGGCCAGCAGCCCGCTCCCGGCCAGGGCGAATGCGAACCGATGATCCTGTTCTACTACCAGGGCCGGCTGTACCAGCTGATGCCGGGCCCGGACAACCAGCCCGGCGTTCCGGGCAGTCCTCCCGAGTACTTCCCGCTGCGGCCGTACCAGGGCCCCCGGATCCCCGGACTGCCCTTCGGTCCTGCGCCGGGGCCGGTGCCCCAGACGCCGGGCTTCCAGCCCGTGCAGCCGCGCTTCTGAATCCAGGCTATCGGTCAGTCCTGGTGATCCGCTGACCGCAGCGAGACCGAGGCGGTGAAGTCTCGGCCCATCATGGAAGATGTCGTGGGTTCTCTCACACGCGGCGGAAGGTACAGTACGGCTTCCACGGAAGGGTCCCAGCCTCACACAGGTATATGGCGCGAATCCCGTCCACGTCCTCACCTCGCAGCAGTTGGGCCGGACCCGTAGGCCGGTAGCGCCATTGCCGGCGGTAGAAGAGCGTTCGGGAGATCCCAAACTCCCGGAAGGTCGGGCGATTCCGGCCCTGGCGTGGCCCACCTGGGGTCCGGCCCGGCTGGCCCCGCCCCGAGCACGGCGGCGGTGCGCCCATCCCTGATGTGCACACGCACACCTTCATAAACCGGAAAGTCCCGCCTGGTGACGGTCAGGGCAGCCGCCGGGCAATCGCCTCCAGCGTGTCGGGGACGGGCTCGGGGATGTCCTCCCGGGGAACCGCTTCGGGGTCCTTCAATCCGTGGCCCGTCAGCACGCAGACCACTTCGCCAGCCAGGTCCCCCTCCCGGGCCAGGGCCAGCACCCCGGCCACCGACGCGGCGGATGCCGGCTCCACGAACAGCCCCTCCCGCGCCAGCAGGTCGCGGGCGGCCAGGATGCGCTCGTCGCTGACCGCCACAAACCGGCCGCCCGACTCGCGCACCGCGCGCACCGCGCCCTGCCAGCTGGCCGGCCGGCCGATGCGGATGGCGGACGCCACCGTCTGCGGCCGGTCCACCGGCTCCCCCCGCACCAGCGGCGCGGCGCCCTCGGCCTGCACGCCGATCATCCGGGGCGGCCGGTCGATGCGCCCGGCGGCCCGGTAGTCCACAAATCCCATCCAGTAGGCCGTGATGTTTCCGGCGTTGCCCACCGGAAGGGCCAGGACCTGAGGCGCCCGACCCAGCGCGTCACAGATCTCAAACGCCGCCGTCTTCTGGCCCGCCAGCCGGTGGGGGTTGATCGAGTTGACCAGGGCAAGACCGAAGCGTTCGGCTACCTGCCGCGCCAGCTCCAGGACCCGGTCGAAGCCGGCCCGCACGGGGATGATGGTGGCCCCATGGACCACGGCCTGGGCCATCTTGCCCGCCGCCACCCCGCCGGCGGGCACCAGCAGCAGGCAGGCCAGGCCGGCCCGGGCCGCATAGGCCGCCGCGGACGCCGCCGTGTTGCCGGTGGAGGCGCAGACGACGGCCCGGGCGCCCGCTTCCACCGCCTTGCTGACCGCGACGGTCATGCCGCGGTCCTTGAACGAGCCAGTGGGGTTGGCCGCCTCGTACTTGACCAGGAGGCGGAGCCCCGCCTCCCGGCCGGCCCGGCACTCCAGCAGCGGCGTCCCGCCCTCTCCCAGAGTGATCACCGGCGTGGCGTCGGTGACCGGGAGGAACGGCCGGTACTGCTCAATGACTCCGCGCCACACGCGTCACCGCGGGCCGTCACCACACCGCCATCAGCCGCAGCGGCCCGCCCGAGCCGTTGGCCAGCTTGGGGGCGCCGACGAACACCGTGGCTCCCCGGGGCGGAATCCGCGTCAGGTTCGCCACGTTCTCCAGGCCCCACTTGTTGGCGCCCAGAATGGTCAGGTGGGTCTTGAAGTCGGTGCTCCGGCCGTAGTCCAGGCTGAGGGTGTCCACGCCGATCCCGATGATATTCCGCTCCTCCACCAGCATCTGGGCTGCCTCCGGGTGGAACCCGGGGAAGTGCATGGTGCCGGTACTGTCGGGCCGACGGTAGGACACCTCGTCATTCACCCACTGTTCCCACCCGCTGTGCATGAACACCACCGCGCCGTCGGGGATCCGGCCGTAGCGGTCCTCATAGGCGCGGATGTCGTCGGGAGTGACCTGCGCGTCAGGGTTGGCGGTGGCCTTTTCGTGGATGTGGATGACCACCGCCGGGCCGATCAGGCGGCTGGCCGGGATCTCGTGCACGAACCACCGGCCTGTGACGAAGTGGGCGGGAGCGTCCATATGGGTGCCCGTGTGCTCCCAGTAGGAGACGATGTTCCCGTAAAACCCGTTCTTTTCGATGGTCACGAACGGCCGGCGGGACAGGCGCGGGAAGAAGTCGGGGTTGAACGACGGGAACCGGCTGTGCAGGACGTGGGTCAGGTCCACGATGTTGGTGTAGGACAGGGACCGGGTCTGCGCCCGCGCCACAGCCGGCAGGAGGGCCGTCCCGCCCAGGGCTGCGCCCACGGCCGTGCCGGCGGCCACCCGCAGGAAGCTGCGGCGATCCAGCTTCACCGCCTCAAAGGTCTGCGGAACGCACATCGCCATCACCTCGTGTCGGGACGTTTGGTGGGTGGGGTTCGGTATCTCGGCGCGCAGGTCCTACCGGCGCCAGCCCCGCCCGGCGGGACAGAGGCCCCGGGGCGAGGGTCCGGACCTTCCGGGGCGAGAGAGTGACCACGCCGGGACTGCGGCGCGGGCCGGCCGCGTTGCCTTTCGCCCGCGGCGTGCTCTAGGATGAAGGGTGCACTGTCGCGGGACGGAGCGGAGGGGCAGATGCGGCTGCCGGATCACATTCGCGCGTTTCTGGACGCACCCTACCTCGCCGTGCTGGCCACGGTGGGACCCCGAGGCCGGCCTCAAGCCACCCCGGTGTGGTTTGCCCTGGACGGGGACGAGATCCTCATGAACACGACGGCTGGGCGGGTCAAGCTGCGCAACCTGCAGCGCCGTCCCTACGCGTCCGTGGTGGTGCTGGACCCGGGTGATCCCGACCGATACGTCCAGATCCGCGGCCCGGTGCGGCTGGACCCGGCCCACGGCGCTCAGGACATTGACAGGCTCTCCCTTCGGTATGAGGGACGTCCCTTCCAGTATCCGCCGACCGACGCGCCTCACCGCCGCGTGAGCATCCGGCTGCGGCCGGAGTCCTACACCGCCGTGGGCCTGGAATGACATGAGCGCCTCCGCGGAGCGCGCCCCGCTGAGCCCGGACGACCGGACGGCATTCCACCGGAGCCTGACGGTGGTGGACGGTCACTGCGACCTGCCCCTGGCCCTCACCCGCGCCGCCGACGCCCGCGGCGGCGACCCCCCCGCTCTGGCCGAGACCCGGGTGGGACGCGACCTCCGCCAGGGAGGCGTGGACGTGGTCGTCAGCCCCGTGTGGGTGGAGCTGGAATACCTCCCCGACGGACTGCGCCGGGCACTGGTGGGCCTGACCCGACTGCGCCGGGCGGTCGGCCGCAGTCCGGAGGAGTTCGCCGTGGCCGAGACCCGGGAGGGGCTGGAGCGGGCCGTGCGGGGAGGCCGCACGGCCGTGATCCCGGGGCTGGAGGGCTGCGCGCCGCTGGGATACGAGCCGGACCTGCTGGAGACCTTCGTGCGCCTGGGGGTCCGGGTGGTCGGCCTGACGTGGAACGAACGCAATGCCTTTGCCAGCGGCGCCCGGCAGGACAGCCGGGAAGGACTCACGCCGCTGGGCAAGGCACTGGTACGGGAAGGCGACCGGCTGGGGGTGATCTGGGACGTCTCACACCTCAACGAGCGCAGCTTCTGGGACCTGCTGGAGTGCGCCGCCGGGCCGGTCGTGGCCTCCCACTCCAACGCTGCCGCCCTCTTCCCCCACGCCCGCAACCTCAGCGACGACCAGATCCGGGCGCTGAGCGCCCGCGGAGGCCTGATCAGTCTCATGGTGCAGTCGTTCGTGATCAGCAGGCAGATCGCCACGCTGGAGGAGTTCCTGCGCCATGTGGACCACGTGGTCGAGCTGGCCGGTATCGAGCGGGTGGGGTTCGGCTTCGACTTCATCTCCTTCGTGGACGACATCGACCGCCTGCGGATGGACTCCCTGCCGCCGACGGAACCTCCCCGGGAGAACGCCCACAAGGCGCTGGCGGAGATCCCCACCCACGCCGACCTGCCGCGGCTCACGGACGCCCTGCTCCGCCACGGATACAGCCCCGGCGATGTGGCCCGGCTGATGGGGGGAAACTGGCTCGGCTTCCTGTTGGACCACCTTCCCGCCGCCGAATCCTCCATTTAGTCCGGCGCCTCGTGCTCTGAGGATTTTGGGGGGCAGCCCCCCTCCTCCGCGGATGTCGGGGTCAGACCCCGTGATCCAAGGGCAAACACGCGTTCACAGATTCTGGGGGGCAGACCTTTCGATCCCGCACCACGGGCTCAGTCGAGGTTATGGATGGGCACCGGGTCGAGGGTGTCCGCGGGCGAGAACCCGAAGATGCGGCCGTAGAAGTACAGTTCCGCCTCCAGGACGCGGCGGATCGTCTCGGCGCGGCGGAAACCGTGCTGCTCTCCCTCAAAGGCGAGGTACGCCACGGGGATGCCCCGGCGGCGCAGGGCCTCCACCATCGCCTCCGACTGGCTGGGGGGCACCACGCGATCTTCCAGCCCCTGGAAGAAGATCACCGGGACGCGGATCTGGTGAGCGTAGTGGATGGGGGAGCGGGCGCGGAACAGGTCGGCCCGCTCGGGGTACGGGCCGACCAGGTGGTAGTCATACCGCGACTCGAACTTGTGGGTCTCCCGGTGCAGGGCCTCCAGGTCGCTGACCCCGAAGTGCGACGCCCCGGCCCGGAAGGCGTCCCGAAATGCCAGCGCGCACAGAGTGGTGTACCCGCCGGCGCTGCCGCCCCGGATGGCCACCCGCATTCCGTCCGCCAGCCCGCGGTCCACCAGGAACCGGGCCGCGTGAACGCAGTCGTCCACGTCCACCACACCCCACTGGCCGCGCAGGCGGTTCCGGTAGGCGCGCCCGTAGCCGGTGCTCCCGCCGTAGTTGACGTCCACCACGGCAAACCCCCGGCTGGTCCAGTACTGGAACTCCAGGCGCAGCACGGCGGGGGAGAAGGACGTGGGGCCGCCGTGGGCGACCACCAGCAGCGGCGGGCGCTCTCCGGGCGGGCCGGCGAAGTCCGCGTTGGTCGGAGGGTAGTACCACCCGTACGCCGCCTGTCCGCCGGTGGTCGGGAACGCGATGGCCTGCGGCACCGAGATGTATCCCGGGTCCACCGGGTGCGGGCGTGACGTCCGGAGCACCTCCACGGCCCGGCGGGGCACGTCCAGGCGGACCAATGCCAGGGGTTCGGTGGGGGACCCGCCGATGAAGTACACGGCGGTCCCGGCCGGTGTCACCTGACTGATCTCGGTGTACGGGAGGTCCACGACGTCCAGGGACTTCCGCCGGGTGTCCAGCAGCGCCAGCCGCCACACCCCTCCGGCGATGAAGGCGCAGACCGCGGTGGAAGAATCCAGAAGGCCATAGGTGGACATGCGGAACACCCACTGGGGGCGGCCGAACTCGGCCTCCCGCAGGACGACCGGCTCCACACGGCCTGCGCGCGCGTCCCAGCGGTACAGGTTCCACCACCCGGTGCGGTCGGAGACGAAGTACAGGATGCCGTCGGGGGACCACTCCGGCTGGAAGACGGATTCCTCGGGCCCGCCGGCCACCCGGTGCGGCTCCTCCACCGTCCCGTCGGCCCGCACCGCCGCCACCCACAGGGTCGTTCCATCCCAGGGCATGTTCGGGCGGTCCCAGCTCAGCCAGGCCAGCACGGCGCCGTCGGGACTGAGGCGGGGGGAGGCATAGAAGTCGGCCCCCCGCACCAGAACCTGCGGCCGACCACCCTCCAGGGGAACGGCCGCCAGGTAATTCTCCGCCTCCTGGTCGCCGCGGGCGTGGTCTTCACACACGCAGATGAGCCGCCGGCGCTGTCTGTCGACCACCGCGTCGGCGTAGCGCAGTGCGCCGGGCAGCGTGAGGGGGTCCGGGGTGCCTCCCGGCTGCAGGCGGTACAGCCGCTGATCGGCATACTCGGAAAAGTAGACAACCCCGCGGTCCACGACGAAATCGCCCCCGCCGTACTCGTGGACGGTGGTACGGGCGTTGAAGGGAGGGGGGAGCACGTCGGCCGTGCGGCCGTCGGGGGTCCGGCGGACGATGACCTTCCGGCCCCGCTCGGCCGGCCGCAGCTCGGACCAGTACACGTCGGGTCCGTCGACTGCGATCTCCGAGAGGACAATCCCGGCGCCGGCCACCAGCTCGGCGGTGATCGGCGACTTCCAGGTCCCGTACGGAGCGACGGTGGGCATCGGGTGTGGGGTTTCGACGACGCCGCCGGCGACTCCCGTCGGGCCGGAGGGCGTGTGCTAGAATGACCACGGTGGGCCCTTAGCTCAGCGGGTAGAGCGCCGGGCTTTTAACCCGGGCGTCGGGGGTTCGAGTCCCTCAGGGCCCACCAGGCAGCCGCCGGTGGCGCCCCGGGCTACCGGCGGCTGCCTGGTAGATTGGAGGACGAACCCCCGAGGCCGAGGGGGTGAGGGGGAGCGCGGCTCCCCCGGGCCGTCAGGGGTGGAATCGGAGGGGCTCAGCCCCTCCGAGGAGCGAGGCGCGATCAATGGCTCCACTGAGGGACCCAGCGCACAAGGCACCCCGGGATCGCGTCGAGCGACCGCGTCGGGGGTTCGAGTCCCTCAGGGCCCACCAGAACGCAATCTACCCAATCTGCTCAATCCACGCGATCTCCCCGATCTCCCCGCTCTTCCCAAAACCNNNNNNNNNNNNNNNNNNNNNNNNNNNNNNNNNNNNNNNNNNNNNNNNNNNNNNNNNNNNNNNNNNNNNNNNNNNNNNNNNNNNNNNNNNNNNNNNNNNNGCGTCGGGGGTTCGAGTCCCTCAGGGCCCACCAGAACGCAATCTACCCAATCTGCTCAATCCACGCGATCTCCCCGATCTCCCCGCTCTTCCCAAAACCCGATCCCCTGGGCTCCCCCCGGCTTCTGGGGTCTGCGCAATCTGCGCGATCTACGCAATCCCCATGATCACGCAGCGCGTCGACTGACAGGACCGCGCAGATTGCGCAGACCGGCTGTCACCTCCGTCACTGCCCTGGGCGGGCGTCTCCGGTATCCTCAGGGCCGACATCCCGAGGACCCGGACGATGGAGGGGCCGCGATGATCCACCTCTGCGAAGCGGAAAGGGTCGCCGAAGAGCGGCAGCGCGAGGCTGTGCGGGAGGCACAGCGGTGGCGGTTGGCTCGGGAGGCCGCCCGGACCCGGCCGGCCCGGTTGCGGTGGCCGCGACTGGCGGTGTGGATAGCGCGGCAGGCCAGACGCGTACCCTCGCCGGCCCTGGGCCCGCAGACGCTGGCATCACCTGTTACGGCTGCGGCTGCTGAGGAGGTCCCGCCTCGGCGGGCGCTTCTTCCCTGAGGATGGCCTCGATCTCGCGGCGGGCGCGCGCCATCACATCGCGGATGCGCCGCAGCTTCTCGGGCGTGATCCGCTGCCAGGGGCCCCGGGATCGGAGGGTGTGGAACAGGTCCCACATCTCCCGGTAAGCAGGTCCCCACCAGTCCCACCAGTGGCTGAACCGCGAGCGGATATCCTCGACGGCCTCCTGCCGTTCGGTCAGAAAGCGCCGCCCCTCGTCGGTGATGGCGTACACCTTCTTGCCGTCCTGCTGCGAGGACGTCACGTACCCCATGTCCTCCAGCATCTGGAGGGTCGGGTACACGGCGCCCGGGCTGGGCGCGTAGAATCCCCCGAACTGCTCCTGCAGGCTCCGGATGATGTCGTAGCCGTGCATCGGCCTGTCCTTGAGCAGGTCCAGGATGAGGACCTTGAGGTCGCCTTTACCGAAGAGCCTCTCCCGAAAGGGTCCAAACCCCATCCACGGCCGTGCAAACACGGTCCCACCCCCGGTACGTCGGAACAATTTTCGTAACAATACGATATATCGAATAACGACGCCATGTCAAGGGCAGAAGAAGAACCCACCCCTGACCCTGGGTGCGCTTTGCCATGGTGCCTCCGGGAATCCGGACGGGCTGCGTCGTCGTGGGAGCGGTCCTTGCGTTGCGCACGGGGCGAGCGCATCCTGGAAGGGGATCTTGCGATGATCTGCCGCACGGGCATTGCCACCCTCCCCCTGCACGCCGGCCGGACCCCACGCTGGCTGTTTGAGCGCATGGTGCGCCTGGCGCGGGCGGTGCTGGAGGCGCTGGTGGAAGACATCGGCCCCCCGGGAGTGATGGCCCGCCTGGCCGATCCTTTCTGGTTTCAGGCCTTCGGCTGCCTGCTGGGATTCGACTGGCACAGCAGCGGGGTCACCACCACCGTCTGCGGTGCGCTCAAAGAGGCCGTCCGCGGCCGGGAGGCGGATCTGGGCCTGGTCGTGGCCGGGGGCAAGGGCCGAACCTCCCGCCAGACTCCCGAGGAACTGCGGAGATCCGGAGACCGGTTTGGCCTGGACGCCGACCGGCTCGTCTCCACCAGCCGCCTGGTGGCCAAGGTCGACAGTGCCGCCGTCCAGGACGGCTACCAGATCTACCATCACACCCTTGTCGCGACCCTGGACGGACGATGGGCGGTTGTCCAGCAGGGCATGCGCCCGGCCGACCGCACGGCCCGCCGCTACCACTGGTGGGGCGACCGGGTGCGCAGCTTCGTGTGCGAGCCCCAC includes:
- a CDS encoding PPOX class F420-dependent oxidoreductase; this translates as MRLPDHIRAFLDAPYLAVLATVGPRGRPQATPVWFALDGDEILMNTTAGRVKLRNLQRRPYASVVVLDPGDPDRYVQIRGPVRLDPAHGAQDIDRLSLRYEGRPFQYPPTDAPHRRVSIRLRPESYTAVGLE
- a CDS encoding PadR family transcriptional regulator, which gives rise to MFARPWMGFGPFRERLFGKGDLKVLILDLLKDRPMHGYDIIRSLQEQFGGFYAPSPGAVYPTLQMLEDMGYVTSSQQDGKKVYAITDEGRRFLTERQEAVEDIRSRFSHWWDWWGPAYREMWDLFHTLRSRGPWQRITPEKLRRIRDVMARARREIEAILREEAPAEAGPPQQPQP
- a CDS encoding membrane dipeptidase; this translates as MSASAERAPLSPDDRTAFHRSLTVVDGHCDLPLALTRAADARGGDPPALAETRVGRDLRQGGVDVVVSPVWVELEYLPDGLRRALVGLTRLRRAVGRSPEEFAVAETREGLERAVRGGRTAVIPGLEGCAPLGYEPDLLETFVRLGVRVVGLTWNERNAFASGARQDSREGLTPLGKALVREGDRLGVIWDVSHLNERSFWDLLECAAGPVVASHSNAAALFPHARNLSDDQIRALSARGGLISLMVQSFVISRQIATLEEFLRHVDHVVELAGIERVGFGFDFISFVDDIDRLRMDSLPPTEPPRENAHKALAEIPTHADLPRLTDALLRHGYSPGDVARLMGGNWLGFLLDHLPAAESSI
- a CDS encoding cyclase family protein: MCVPQTFEAVKLDRRSFLRVAAGTAVGAALGGTALLPAVARAQTRSLSYTNIVDLTHVLHSRFPSFNPDFFPRLSRRPFVTIEKNGFYGNIVSYWEHTGTHMDAPAHFVTGRWFVHEIPASRLIGPAVVIHIHEKATANPDAQVTPDDIRAYEDRYGRIPDGAVVFMHSGWEQWVNDEVSYRRPDSTGTMHFPGFHPEAAQMLVEERNIIGIGVDTLSLDYGRSTDFKTHLTILGANKWGLENVANLTRIPPRGATVFVGAPKLANGSGGPLRLMAVW
- a CDS encoding S9 family peptidase, whose product is MPTVAPYGTWKSPITAELVAGAGIVLSEIAVDGPDVYWSELRPAERGRKVIVRRTPDGRTADVLPPPFNARTTVHEYGGGDFVVDRGVVYFSEYADQRLYRLQPGGTPDPLTLPGALRYADAVVDRQRRRLICVCEDHARGDQEAENYLAAVPLEGGRPQVLVRGADFYASPRLSPDGAVLAWLSWDRPNMPWDGTTLWVAAVRADGTVEEPHRVAGGPEESVFQPEWSPDGILYFVSDRTGWWNLYRWDARAGRVEPVVLREAEFGRPQWVFRMSTYGLLDSSTAVCAFIAGGVWRLALLDTRRKSLDVVDLPYTEISQVTPAGTAVYFIGGSPTEPLALVRLDVPRRAVEVLRTSRPHPVDPGYISVPQAIAFPTTGGQAAYGWYYPPTNADFAGPPGERPPLLVVAHGGPTSFSPAVLRLEFQYWTSRGFAVVDVNYGGSTGYGRAYRNRLRGQWGVVDVDDCVHAARFLVDRGLADGMRVAIRGGSAGGYTTLCALAFRDAFRAGASHFGVSDLEALHRETHKFESRYDYHLVGPYPERADLFRARSPIHYAHQIRVPVIFFQGLEDRVVPPSQSEAMVEALRRRGIPVAYLAFEGEQHGFRRAETIRRVLEAELYFYGRIFGFSPADTLDPVPIHNLD
- a CDS encoding DUF763 domain-containing protein — encoded protein: MICRTGIATLPLHAGRTPRWLFERMVRLARAVLEALVEDIGPPGVMARLADPFWFQAFGCLLGFDWHSSGVTTTVCGALKEAVRGREADLGLVVAGGKGRTSRQTPEELRRSGDRFGLDADRLVSTSRLVAKVDSAAVQDGYQIYHHTLVATLDGRWAVVQQGMRPADRTARRYHWWGDRVRSFVCEPHAAVCCDRTGPTLNLVAAESEPARAAITRIARERTEVLVAELRRLAAAPPAHLILPHRHILDPTRDVHPDRLRRALEQTYRAQAPSFEALLGLPGVGARTLRALALLSEVLAGAPASWRDPARFAFAHGGKDGHPYPVDREVYDRTIAVLEEAVRRAQVGDPERLAALRRLHAFVRT
- the thrC gene encoding threonine synthase, with the protein product MWRGVIEQYRPFLPVTDATPVITLGEGGTPLLECRAGREAGLRLLVKYEAANPTGSFKDRGMTVAVSKAVEAGARAVVCASTGNTAASAAAYAARAGLACLLLVPAGGVAAGKMAQAVVHGATIIPVRAGFDRVLELARQVAERFGLALVNSINPHRLAGQKTAAFEICDALGRAPQVLALPVGNAGNITAYWMGFVDYRAAGRIDRPPRMIGVQAEGAAPLVRGEPVDRPQTVASAIRIGRPASWQGAVRAVRESGGRFVAVSDERILAARDLLAREGLFVEPASAASVAGVLALAREGDLAGEVVCVLTGHGLKDPEAVPREDIPEPVPDTLEAIARRLP
- a CDS encoding ATP-binding protein, yielding MSPSADELRARHRLRPEQLRWVCDPDALPFRTTAEMRADEVIVGQDRAVRALDLGLIMTQPGYHVFISGPVGTGRTTYARKKIQAAAAGRPVPPDWCYVYNFQQPDQPTALSLPAGMGTRFRRDMAELVEELQDVIRKVFSSETYAQRRRELVSSFEQQINTIWRDLEAKAAQLGFALQRTPAGINTIPVGPSGEPITPEQFALLTDAQKEEINRRGRALADEVSEALRRVRTVEREARDALRELEQRAVRSAAGHAIGRLRERYADHPKVVAYLDQVLDDVVEHLDLFKEQEEPPAPFPLAALLRRDAFTRYQVNLVVDNSRLEGAPVVEEPNPTYYNLVGKVEYRGELGALVTDFTMIKAGALQRANGGFLLLQARDVLLNPFAWDALKRALKSGEVRIENIGEQLGLVPTATLRPEPIPLNIKVVLVGTPLLYLLLYVLDDDFRKLFKVKAEFDVDVERTDETMRAYAAAVGAICNRQGLRPFDRTAVARVLEHSARLAEHQQRLSTRFNEVVEIVYEASAWAQQAGRDVVTAADVDRAIEEKVYRSNRVEERLRKAIAEGQLLVDVRGAVAGQVNGLSVLQLGDYSFGHPSRITARTYVGNRGVVNIERETEMSGRIHSKGVAILANYLGGKYAQTQPLSLNASLTFEQTYTEVEGDSASSTELYALLSDLAGVPVDQGIAVTGSVNQKGEIQPIGGVNEKIEGYYAVCKVLGLTGRQGVMIPAQNVANLMLKPEVVEAVRQGQFHIYAVRTIDEGLEVLTGMPAGTPGPDGSYPEGTVNYLVSKRLQELAERLRRFAPGARAAEGKDDDKEKDR